The Fervidobacterium pennivorans DNA segment TCTACAAGCCAAAATAATAAATAATCATAAGATTAGAAAATATATTGAGCATTAATTAATTAGATTTCTTTTTTTTTTTACAATTACTCGCGATTGTCATCAAAAGAAGTTGTACTATAATAAAATTAGTCAGAACATCAAACCGGTTTGATGGATATAAATCAATATTACGGGGAGGAAGTATTATGAAGATTCAAGAAAGAAGTAGATTTCTTTTGATAATGGTAACATTATTTTTTTTGTTCATTAATGGCTCTGTCCTAAAAGCGGAAACTCTGAGATTGCAAAATAATTCGTTCAATAATTCGTTCTCTGATTATCAATTAAATTCACCTTGGCAAGGATTTATAGTGGTAGCAAAGTATGTGTATAAATTTTTTAATATCGTAGGTGTAGTAGAAACTGGAATCAAGACTGTCAGAGCAATTGGGCAAACTACAGAAGAAGCTATATGGAAGCTTTACAATGCAATTCAAGAGGAAGAGATGATGGAGTATAACAAAAAGGTTATTTCAAGTACATTGACTATAGAACAAATATATCCAATCTCTTACTTCACAATGAATAACTTTGAAAAAACCGAAAATGGAGAGTGAAATGAAACAGTCAAAGGATAGTTTTTTAAACCGATTTTTGAGCCATCGTGGTAGAATTTTTGAATATGTAATTTTCGTAACCTTATTTGTAATATTCTTTTCTTTAATAAACGGAGCACAAGAAAGCTTTGTCCCCACATATGGTGGGGTATTTTATATGTTTGTTATTGCATTTTTTGAAGAGCTTATATTCAGGAAATTTTTGTATGGTTTTTTAAGAAAAAGGAAAAATTCCATAATCGCCGCTATATTTTCGTCAGTTATCTTTTCAATTGCGCACACACAATATTATTCTTCACCTCTTTTGTTATTTAACATTTTCATTTTGGGGTTAAAGTATTGTGTAATATTTGACTATACGAATTCCGTTCTTTTTACTTCCTTAATGCACTTTTTGGAAAATGTATTTAGGCAAAAAATTCCAAAACAATTTTTCCCTATTATATCAGTTTCCTATTCAGATTCTGCAGTTATATCTTTTGTTTCGTTCTTTTTAGTTTTGTACTTTTATTATAAGAAAAATTCAACTTTACCTATTCAAAAAGAAGAAAGAAAAAAGCTCAATTTTATGGATTTTTTGCAATGGTGTTATCTTCAATCTCAGCATTTTCTCATTATTTTGTCAATTCCGTTTTTGTACGGGTATGATTTAAAAAAAGAAGAGATATTTATTGATCCTAAGTATAACAATATTCAAACGTACGTGAGCGTTCTTTTTGTTTTAACATCAGTATCGATCTTTATTTTCTACTTCTCTGAAAAATTCAAAAATTTCTTTTCGGTGTTTATGGCATACACTTACACAACATTTTGGTACATATTTTTAAACCTCTTTCTGAATGTAAAAGAAGGAAAAAACATTATAAACTTTTCTATTTTATACATATTTCTTTATGTTCACCTAAGAAAACAAAAGATTATACATAAGCTTGAATACATTCTTATTCCAAGCCTAAGCACTGTATTAATAGTAATCGAAATTGTTTTGAAAATGAAACTTAGTGTAATACTTCTATCAGTAGCAATTTTAGTAGCAATTCTCGTACGTGAAAACGGTTTGTTGTATAATTTTTTAGCTTTTACAATTTCATCACTTATTTCAAGGTTCAGTGGGGATGAATTTCAAATTTTTTACGCTTACTTTTGGGTAATTTATTCTTCAATACTGGTTTTTATTTTTTCATTGAAGTATTTAAAACTTGCATCAAATTCTTCAAAAGTTACTGTCTCCCAGGATGCCTGCTAATTAACTGGTGGTGGTGAAGACATATTTACCAGTTAATTTATTGAAAAGATGATACAAACTCCCCACTTTTCTGAATACCTCCTCAAGTAATACCACAGGATATTCGTATACATGTCCTGATACCATTATTTTGCTTTCTGTAAATTTTTCATATGGCGTCATCCCTTTCATCCCTTTTCCGTTGCTTGGTCTGGCTTTGTTCCACGTGTCTTGCCATCTTTGTGCCTTGTCTAAAAATTCAACCTTATTCTTGCATCTTTCAGCATGGTTCATCAAAAAGTATTCATCATCCGCTCTATGGCTGTTCTCTATTACTCCCATCAAGTGTTTTGCTCTCGGTGGTATTGGACTTAACTGTAAATCTAACTTTTCAAATATCTCGTTCCATTCGTTCAATTTCCTTTCGCTTCCTGCGCAAAACTCCATTCCGTTATCCATCCGTATTTTCATTCTCCATCTTACATTGTGCACTCTTAACCATAACGCTACTATCGAAATGAACATAAATCCAAACGTTGAATTTAATTCATATGAGTATGCTGTAAATCTTGTCCTGGTTGCTACGTCTATCATATTCCATTCGTATCTTGGCAATCTGTAATTTTTCATGTGCTGATATACTTCTTTGGGTAAGCTTTCTTTGTCTAATGGGAGTTTTTCGGTCTTCTTGACTTATCTTCCAAACAATCGTATACAGCTCTTCTTACTGTTGCTCTTGCAATACCTAATATCTTTGCTGTCTTTGATACATTCTGGTTGTTAGCTTCAAAAACTTTACGAACAACTTCTCTTGCTTTTTGAGGGGACAGTTTTCTTAGTTCATGATATGATTATTCATAGGCTGACCTCCCATCCTGGAAGGGATAATGTTAACTAAAAGTATTGAAACTTTCCAAAAACCGCATTATCCTTATAAAGAGGGGACACCCCCAACCAACTCTCGACAAAGGAGGTATCCCGATATGAACAACTCAACGCTCTCTTGTCCAAAATGCGGTTCCACCAGCTTATACAAAAACGGTCATGACAAATACGGTAACCAACAATTCCTTTGCAAACTCTGCCATCATTCTTTCAAACTTTCCCATTCTCACAAACGCAAAAACTTCTCTTTCCCTTATCCCAAATGCACTTCTTGTGGTAAATCTATGCAAATTTACAAAGTCCGTCGCTCTTTCGTTGTCTTCCGTTGTAGAACTTGTCATACCAAAGATAGAGTTCCTTTTAACCTTCCTGAACCAGTCACTCTTATTCCTGAGAAATTTAAATATTTCCGTTTTCCTATCTACTTCATCTTAAAAGCTTTCGTTTTGTATATGAAACACAATATGTCTTATCGCTCTCTTGCTCATTCTCTTAATATCAAAGTATCTCATGTCACCATATACAAATGGGTTATTAAATTGTGTACTTTATTCTCTGTACTTTTTCCAACATTTACCATCGAAAATGTTTTCTCAGTTCATGCTGATGAAACTGTTCTTGTGTTCAAAGAACAAAAGTACTATGTTTGGCTATTAGTTGATCACGAAACTAATTTTATCCTTTGTTGGCATGTCTCAAAGTATCGTGATATGGGACAAGTCAAAGTATTACTCGAGAAGTTCTTTGGTGATTCAAAACCTAAAAACATTGAACTTATTACTGATGGACTTGGTGCATATGAAAGTGCAGTAAAGCTGTTGTTCAGAAATATCAATCACGTAGTGGTACCGCTCGGTAAAAACAATCAATGTGAATCTAAGTTTTCATTGTTGAAAGACTTTTTCCGACTCAAGCGAGGGCTGAAGAATACGAAGAACTTAGCGAAATATATTCAAGGATTTTGTGTAGTGAAGAATCTTTGGAAAACGCACAATGGCAATATCAATCGCATTCTTTCACAATTACACTCTTTCATCACTACAAGTTAACACTATCCGATATCTTATAAGTATTTCTATTATTTATTATAATCAAACTGGCTGATAATTCAAGATTCAGAGTGTTAAATTCTTTAAATCTATCTTGACAAAATGAAGAAGTTAGGTTATGATTTTTAGCGCAAAGGAAAGGAAAACGAAGAAAAGCTTAAATAAAGAAATTTAAGAAAAGGTTCTTGACACTAAACGGAAATGTGATATAATAGATAACGATATGTGTGAGTTCCGGCGTAGCTCAACCGGTAGAGCGGGTGGCTGTTAACCACTAGGCTGGGGGTTCGAGTCCCTCCGCCGGAGCCAACAAAGAGAAAGCAGAGTCGAAAGGCTCCGCTTTTTTGTTTTAATGGTTGTATTCTAAAACTCAATGAACTGTTCTTGAAAAAGTGTGCTATAATAAAAAAAGAGAATTATTTCCCTTTTAAGTGGGTGAGTTGAATGAGAGAAAATAAGCAAAAAAGCCTGATGAGAATAATCAAGAGAAATAGATTTGTTTTTATTACATTTGTGGTCATTATAGCTATAATAGCTATAACTTCACTTATTCACGAATGGCTACATATGAATTCCTACATGAAAAACAGGGAAACGTTTCGAGTGATCAATGACGTCATTGCTGGCAGGCGAGAGTTTAACAGTATTCTCCCGTACATGAAAGAATATGGATTTGATTATCGTTCTTATGAAGAATTGCTTGATGTTTATAAGAACGATGAATCTATTAAGAATGAGATACTGACCGAAATTTGCAAATTTGCTGAATTCGTACGAAAATCAGAGGAGAATGATTTCAAGGAATCATACAAAATACTGACTTTTTCAATGATATTCATCGTATTTGGACTCTCAATTGGAATGCTTTTCTCTCATCGAAACTATAAATTAGTGAAATGCTATATAAAGGATTCTAAAGAAAGGTTCAACGAGCTTGCGGACAATATATACGTGGCAAAGCTCAATGAAGCGAATGTAGTGAGGTATTCGGAGGA contains these protein-coding regions:
- a CDS encoding CPBP family intramembrane glutamic endopeptidase, which produces MKQSKDSFLNRFLSHRGRIFEYVIFVTLFVIFFSLINGAQESFVPTYGGVFYMFVIAFFEELIFRKFLYGFLRKRKNSIIAAIFSSVIFSIAHTQYYSSPLLLFNIFILGLKYCVIFDYTNSVLFTSLMHFLENVFRQKIPKQFFPIISVSYSDSAVISFVSFFLVLYFYYKKNSTLPIQKEERKKLNFMDFLQWCYLQSQHFLIILSIPFLYGYDLKKEEIFIDPKYNNIQTYVSVLFVLTSVSIFIFYFSEKFKNFFSVFMAYTYTTFWYIFLNLFLNVKEGKNIINFSILYIFLYVHLRKQKIIHKLEYILIPSLSTVLIVIEIVLKMKLSVILLSVAILVAILVRENGLLYNFLAFTISSLISRFSGDEFQIFYAYFWVIYSSILVFIFSLKYLKLASNSSKVTVSQDAC
- a CDS encoding DDE-type integrase/transposase/recombinase, giving the protein MNNSTLSCPKCGSTSLYKNGHDKYGNQQFLCKLCHHSFKLSHSHKRKNFSFPYPKCTSCGKSMQIYKVRRSFVVFRCRTCHTKDRVPFNLPEPVTLIPEKFKYFRFPIYFILKAFVLYMKHNMSYRSLAHSLNIKVSHVTIYKWVIKLCTLFSVLFPTFTIENVFSVHADETVLVFKEQKYYVWLLVDHETNFILCWHVSKYRDMGQVKVLLEKFFGDSKPKNIELITDGLGAYESAVKLLFRNINHVVVPLGKNNQCESKFSLLKDFFRLKRGLKNTKNLAKYIQGFCVVKNLWKTHNGNINRILSQLHSFITTS